A window of Prolixibacter sp. SD074 contains these coding sequences:
- a CDS encoding glycoside hydrolase family 10 protein, with translation MKPCRHALILFLSILLSVPAFAENRKPESPVPPKREFRGVWVATVANIDWPSNPGLSDEKQKEEIINLLNMNKKNGMNAVIVQIRPSADAFYPSELEPWSKYLMGKQGEAPKPFYDPLAFFIKEAHKRGMEFHAWLNPYRVKNDTLDTLAASNIVNQHPDWAWNYGKKMYFDPGNPHVRDFVTSVVRDIVKRYDVDAIHFDDYFYPYRIANQELPDSTTFKKYHRGFAPHQIDDWRRDNVDLIIQQLSKAIKEVKPWVKFGISPFGVWRNKKDDPDGSNTSAGTTNYDGLYADIILWQREGWIDYTLPQLYWRIGHPTVDFNELAHWWARHAYGRSMYIGQAVYRLDKHSKIPNWRTPAELTNQINLIRSIPGLEGSAWFSSKHFARHLEGFRKELRKEYYRTPAIVPAMPWIDDQAPEAPSNLKEEKVKHGREITWEAPQTDDEMNKARFFAVYRCGKNDSINASNPEYLLDVTGEDGYFVKRRFLHIFRKKYYYKVTTLDRLNNESVPSDRMMFKQ, from the coding sequence ATGAAACCTTGTCGACACGCGCTTATTCTGTTTCTATCGATTCTTCTTTCTGTTCCGGCTTTCGCCGAAAACCGGAAACCGGAAAGTCCCGTTCCGCCCAAAAGAGAATTCCGGGGCGTTTGGGTAGCCACCGTGGCCAACATCGACTGGCCGTCCAACCCGGGCCTTTCTGATGAAAAGCAGAAAGAAGAGATCATCAATTTGCTGAACATGAATAAAAAAAACGGGATGAATGCCGTGATTGTGCAGATCAGACCGTCGGCCGATGCCTTTTATCCTTCGGAACTGGAACCGTGGTCAAAATACCTGATGGGCAAACAGGGCGAAGCGCCGAAGCCATTTTATGACCCGCTGGCTTTTTTCATCAAAGAGGCACACAAACGCGGGATGGAATTTCATGCATGGCTCAATCCCTACCGGGTAAAAAATGATACGCTCGATACGCTGGCCGCCTCAAACATCGTCAACCAACATCCGGACTGGGCCTGGAATTACGGCAAGAAAATGTACTTTGATCCGGGAAATCCGCATGTTCGGGATTTTGTAACGTCAGTCGTTCGCGACATTGTAAAACGCTACGATGTCGACGCCATCCATTTCGATGACTATTTCTACCCATACCGTATTGCAAATCAAGAACTCCCCGACTCAACCACATTCAAAAAATACCATCGTGGATTTGCCCCGCACCAGATTGACGATTGGCGGCGCGACAACGTGGACCTGATTATTCAGCAATTGAGCAAAGCCATCAAAGAGGTGAAGCCGTGGGTGAAATTCGGCATCAGCCCGTTTGGCGTTTGGCGAAACAAAAAAGACGATCCGGACGGTTCGAATACCAGCGCCGGAACAACCAATTACGACGGTTTATATGCCGACATCATTCTTTGGCAGCGCGAAGGTTGGATTGACTACACGCTACCTCAGCTCTATTGGCGCATCGGTCATCCGACAGTCGATTTTAACGAGCTGGCGCATTGGTGGGCACGCCACGCATATGGACGAAGCATGTACATTGGTCAGGCGGTATACCGGCTCGATAAACACTCAAAAATTCCTAACTGGCGTACTCCCGCTGAATTGACCAACCAGATAAACCTGATTCGTTCGATTCCCGGCCTGGAAGGAAGTGCCTGGTTCAGTTCCAAACACTTCGCCCGCCACCTGGAAGGTTTCCGGAAAGAGTTAAGAAAAGAGTACTACCGGACACCGGCCATCGTTCCTGCCATGCCCTGGATTGACGATCAGGCACCGGAAGCACCATCCAACCTGAAAGAAGAAAAGGTGAAACACGGCCGGGAAATTACCTGGGAAGCGCCGCAAACCGATGATGAAATGAACAAGGCACGCTTTTTTGCGGTGTACCGTTGCGGGAAAAACGACAGCATCAATGCCAGCAACCCGGAATATTTACTGGATGTAACCGGCGAAGACGGATACTTTGTGAAACGTCGTTTCCTGCACATTTTCCGCAAGAAATATTACTACAAAGTAACTACACTAGACCGCCTCAACAACGAAAGCGTTCCAAGTGACCGAATGATGTTTAAGCAATAA
- the nagB gene encoding glucosamine-6-phosphate deaminase has protein sequence MDLSKKLQSTDSLFADENLFPAENPTERELLTKYENAPAYIYKEAVDASTAVAQEIASLIREKQSQNKKCVLGLATGSTPLGVYKELVKLHKEEGLSFENVVSFNLDEYFPMDPSSSHSYHHFMHKNLFDHIDIPPENIHIPAGNILLDQVHDFCMDYEEKIKNAGGIDLQLLGIGRTGHIGFNEPGARSNSHTRIIVLDTLTRRDAANSFNGIRNVPQRAITMGVGTIMNARKVILVALGENKASIIKKAVEENVTPLLPASFLQNHPDAKFILDSSAASELIRVKTPWLVASCDWSDERLVRKAVVWLCQKTEKPILKLTDKDYSDNGLSDLIVIFGSAYSLNIQVFNDLQSTITGWPGGKPNADDSRRPERAEPAQKRVVVFSPHPDDDVISMGGTLIRLADQGHDVHVAYQVSGNVAVSDEYANRFISFQNSFSNYIDEGNEKQKAMYDKLVAHLKEKEEGDIDSPELRKLKSLIRRMEAKAACRYSGVKSKNVHFLDLPFYETGKAQKAPISEKDVRIVMDFLTEIKPHQIFAAGDLSDPHGTHRVCLDAILIALEQLKDEDWMQECWIWLYRGAWAEWDIGQIEMAVPISPQELLKKREAIFRHQSQKEGAMFMGNDDREFWQRAEDRNHATAGLYNQLGMAEYEAIEAFVRYYP, from the coding sequence ATGGACTTAAGCAAGAAACTTCAATCAACCGACAGTCTTTTTGCAGACGAAAACCTTTTTCCTGCAGAAAATCCAACAGAACGGGAACTTTTAACCAAATACGAAAATGCCCCCGCCTATATATATAAGGAAGCGGTGGATGCATCAACAGCTGTGGCACAAGAAATTGCTTCGCTTATCCGGGAAAAACAATCACAAAACAAGAAGTGCGTATTAGGGCTGGCGACAGGCTCCACACCGCTAGGCGTATACAAAGAACTGGTTAAGCTTCACAAAGAAGAAGGACTTAGTTTCGAAAATGTCGTCTCGTTTAATCTGGACGAATATTTCCCGATGGATCCGTCATCGAGCCATAGTTACCACCATTTCATGCACAAAAATCTGTTCGATCATATCGACATTCCACCGGAGAATATTCACATCCCGGCAGGAAATATTTTGCTTGACCAGGTGCATGATTTCTGCATGGATTATGAAGAAAAAATAAAAAATGCAGGTGGTATCGACTTGCAGCTATTAGGCATCGGACGCACCGGCCACATCGGGTTTAATGAACCGGGGGCCCGTTCCAATTCGCATACACGCATCATTGTACTCGACACATTGACACGCCGCGATGCTGCCAACTCCTTCAACGGCATCCGGAATGTGCCGCAACGGGCCATCACGATGGGCGTAGGCACGATTATGAATGCGAGAAAGGTGATCTTAGTTGCACTGGGTGAAAACAAGGCATCCATCATCAAAAAGGCGGTGGAGGAAAACGTGACACCATTATTACCGGCTTCGTTCCTGCAAAACCATCCCGACGCGAAATTCATTCTCGATTCCAGTGCGGCAAGCGAGCTCATTCGGGTAAAAACACCCTGGCTGGTAGCTTCGTGCGACTGGAGCGACGAACGCCTGGTTCGCAAGGCGGTGGTCTGGCTATGCCAGAAAACGGAAAAGCCCATTTTAAAGCTGACTGATAAGGATTACAGCGATAATGGCTTAAGTGATTTGATTGTCATTTTTGGTTCAGCTTACAGTTTAAATATCCAGGTCTTTAACGATCTGCAATCGACCATCACCGGTTGGCCGGGAGGAAAGCCCAATGCCGACGATTCGCGCCGCCCGGAAAGAGCTGAACCCGCACAAAAACGCGTAGTGGTCTTTAGTCCACATCCCGACGATGACGTGATTTCGATGGGCGGCACATTGATTCGTCTGGCCGATCAAGGTCACGATGTGCATGTAGCTTACCAGGTTTCGGGAAATGTAGCGGTGTCCGACGAATATGCGAACCGTTTTATCTCCTTCCAAAACTCCTTCTCCAACTATATCGATGAAGGCAACGAGAAACAGAAAGCCATGTACGATAAACTCGTTGCTCATTTGAAAGAAAAAGAAGAAGGAGACATCGATTCACCCGAGCTGCGAAAACTGAAAAGCCTTATCCGCCGTATGGAAGCCAAAGCTGCCTGCCGATATTCAGGTGTGAAAAGTAAAAATGTGCATTTCCTCGATCTTCCGTTTTACGAAACCGGAAAGGCACAAAAAGCACCCATAAGTGAAAAGGATGTACGCATTGTGATGGATTTTCTCACCGAGATCAAACCCCACCAGATTTTTGCCGCCGGCGACCTTTCCGATCCACATGGAACACACCGCGTTTGCCTCGATGCGATTTTAATTGCCCTGGAACAGTTGAAAGACGAAGACTGGATGCAGGAGTGTTGGATTTGGCTCTACCGTGGCGCCTGGGCCGAATGGGATATCGGCCAGATTGAGATGGCTGTGCCGATTAGTCCGCAAGAGCTGCTTAAAAAGCGGGAAGCTATTTTCCGTCATCAGTCGCAAAAAGAAGGCGCCATGTTTATGGGAAACGACGACCGCGAATTCTGGCAACGCGCAGAAGATCGAAACCACGCCACTGCCGGATTATACAACCAGTTAGGCATGGCCGAATACGAAGCCATCGAAGCCTTTGTCCGTTACTATCCCTGA
- a CDS encoding DUF4922 domain-containing protein — protein MSNSVNLDDIIISKRALHLSENSSLDEMADALQVQQRGVWPLYDDNAKGLEQVQVKTFHYAQCNVKVQFNPARIKSSAAKVDNKSIKERKCFLCTDALPPKQKGIPFNDEYLVLVNPYPIFPRHLTIPRLEHAPQFIEPYFRDMLELSRALKSYTVFYNGPKCGASAPDHMHFQAGNKGFLPVETEYSKLKATTDRKLFSNEHLEIFAVSNYLRKFIAIESDEMTLLQTAFEWLYELLEQRGQEPEPMLNILSGYENGKWRVLVFPRDKHRPDQYFAEGDENILLSPASVDFGGVCITPQEKDFKMIKAADLIDIFAQVSVTDSYFDELCAAYAKRVVE, from the coding sequence ATGAGCAATTCCGTTAACCTGGACGACATAATCATTTCAAAGCGCGCACTCCACCTGTCAGAAAACAGTTCGCTGGATGAGATGGCCGATGCCCTGCAAGTACAACAGCGGGGTGTTTGGCCGCTTTACGATGACAATGCCAAAGGACTGGAACAGGTGCAAGTGAAGACATTTCACTACGCCCAATGCAACGTGAAAGTGCAATTCAATCCGGCACGCATCAAATCATCGGCGGCCAAAGTCGACAACAAAAGCATCAAGGAGCGAAAATGTTTTCTCTGCACCGACGCATTGCCGCCAAAGCAAAAAGGAATCCCGTTCAACGACGAATACCTGGTCCTGGTCAATCCGTATCCCATTTTTCCGCGCCATCTCACCATTCCCCGGTTGGAACATGCCCCGCAGTTTATTGAGCCCTATTTTAGAGACATGCTGGAATTGAGCCGCGCGCTCAAAAGCTATACGGTTTTCTACAACGGTCCGAAATGCGGCGCTTCGGCACCCGATCACATGCATTTTCAGGCCGGGAACAAAGGCTTTCTTCCGGTTGAAACCGAATACAGTAAGCTAAAGGCTACCACCGACCGGAAGTTGTTCAGCAACGAACACCTGGAAATTTTCGCGGTAAGCAATTATCTACGAAAATTCATCGCTATTGAATCGGATGAGATGACGTTGTTGCAAACAGCTTTCGAGTGGTTATACGAATTACTCGAACAACGCGGGCAGGAGCCGGAGCCCATGCTTAATATCCTTTCGGGATACGAAAACGGGAAATGGCGCGTACTGGTGTTCCCGCGCGATAAACACCGTCCCGACCAGTATTTTGCCGAAGGGGATGAGAATATCCTGCTAAGTCCGGCCTCTGTCGATTTTGGCGGTGTTTGTATCACGCCGCAGGAGAAGGATTTTAAAATGATTAAAGCAGCTGACCTGATTGATATTTTCGCTCAGGTCTCAGTCACTGATAGCTATTTTGATGAGCTCTGTGCCGCTTACGCGAAACGCGTGGTGGAGTGA
- a CDS encoding acyltransferase family protein — protein sequence MGKTKRLVALDVLRGFTVALMITVNNPGSWSHIYAPLEHSSWNGCTPTDLVFPFFLFAVGTAMWFAFKKFNHNLTGEATKKVLKRTALIFLIGLGLNAFPIFGIDYSHLRIMGVLQRIALAYGIASLIALAWKRIGVWIALPVLLLGYWGLLMLGGNGALSLQGNIVRSVDLAIFGANHIYHGYGIPFDPEGLLSTIPAIATVLIGYLVGRQVDVRSDKLHAVKDLILSGAAMTLGGVIWSFVFPLNKPIWSSSYVMYTAGLATILLAFFIWIIDIRGYKKWSMPALVFGMNPLFIFVLSGIIGRLLYMIKLPVAGENIPLKSWIYEHGFASWAGNLNGSLFFALTLIFLYWILADILYRKKIFIKI from the coding sequence ATGGGAAAAACCAAACGACTCGTTGCTCTTGATGTTTTGCGGGGATTTACCGTGGCCCTGATGATTACCGTCAATAATCCGGGAAGTTGGAGTCACATTTATGCACCGCTGGAACACTCCAGCTGGAATGGCTGTACCCCGACCGACCTGGTCTTCCCTTTCTTTTTGTTCGCTGTGGGAACCGCTATGTGGTTTGCTTTCAAAAAGTTCAATCACAACCTGACCGGGGAAGCAACGAAAAAAGTGCTGAAACGTACAGCGTTAATATTCCTGATTGGACTGGGATTAAATGCGTTTCCGATTTTCGGTATCGACTACAGTCATCTTCGCATCATGGGCGTACTGCAACGTATTGCGCTTGCCTATGGTATCGCGTCGTTGATTGCACTGGCCTGGAAACGCATTGGCGTTTGGATAGCCCTACCGGTTCTGCTACTGGGATACTGGGGATTGCTGATGCTGGGCGGCAACGGAGCGCTCTCACTCCAGGGCAACATCGTTCGGAGCGTTGATTTAGCCATCTTCGGTGCCAACCATATTTACCATGGATACGGTATCCCGTTCGATCCGGAAGGATTGCTCAGTACCATTCCTGCTATTGCGACAGTGCTGATTGGTTACCTGGTAGGCCGGCAAGTCGATGTAAGAAGTGATAAATTGCATGCTGTAAAAGATTTGATTCTATCAGGAGCTGCCATGACATTGGGCGGAGTAATCTGGAGTTTTGTTTTTCCGCTCAACAAACCCATCTGGAGTAGTTCGTATGTAATGTACACAGCTGGTTTGGCAACGATACTGCTTGCCTTCTTCATCTGGATCATCGATATTCGGGGATACAAAAAATGGTCGATGCCGGCACTCGTTTTTGGTATGAACCCGCTGTTTATTTTTGTCCTTTCGGGAATCATCGGACGCTTGCTGTACATGATTAAACTACCCGTTGCCGGTGAAAATATTCCGTTGAAAAGCTGGATATACGAACATGGGTTTGCTTCCTGGGCCGGAAATTTGAACGGTTCCCTTTTCTTCGCACTAACGTTGATTTTCTTATACTGGATACTGGCCGACATACTGTACCGCAAAAAAATATTCATCAAAATCTGA
- a CDS encoding glycosyltransferase family A protein, which yields MKTDIFLAYSGEEVTKKSVAELKAATNVNQIYVLAPEGAVIPEETQAITVKSIQGTETLNAIAGKAEAEFTLLSLKDTELEMGQFGLERLVQAATFTDAALVYADYYEIKNETRSVHPTIDYQPGALRDDFNFGPVQLIRTADLKEWAKWETTSYDAAGFYSLRLFVSRKGEFIRVPEPLFTMVEPDTRKSGEKQFDYVSGAARATQIEMEKACTAHLKEIGAYLKPEFKTVDFEEGFPVEASVIIPVFNRVKTIRDAVGSVLKQKTNFPFNLIVVDNYSTDGTTEILKEFAGSDKLIHVIPDKKGLGIGGCWNVGIFHPQCGQFAVQLDSDDMYSDENTLQTIVDKFHADKCAMVIGSYQMTNFDLEEIPPGIIDHKEWTDDNGPNNALRINGLGAPRAFYTPVLRGLRVPNSSYGEDYALGIAISRDYKIGRILTPVYLCRRWDDNSDASLDVNKMNIHNSYKDRLRTLELKARILKNQREK from the coding sequence ATGAAAACCGATATTTTTCTCGCGTATAGCGGAGAAGAGGTAACCAAAAAATCAGTGGCCGAGCTAAAAGCAGCCACGAATGTAAACCAGATTTACGTCCTCGCCCCCGAAGGCGCTGTCATTCCTGAAGAAACGCAAGCCATTACCGTGAAAAGCATTCAGGGTACTGAAACCCTGAATGCCATTGCCGGCAAAGCGGAAGCGGAATTTACCCTGCTTTCGCTGAAAGATACCGAACTCGAGATGGGCCAGTTTGGGCTGGAACGTTTGGTGCAGGCAGCCACGTTCACCGATGCCGCTTTGGTATATGCCGATTACTACGAAATAAAAAACGAAACGCGCTCTGTGCATCCAACCATTGATTACCAGCCGGGCGCGTTGCGCGATGATTTCAACTTCGGGCCGGTACAGCTCATCCGCACCGCTGATTTGAAAGAATGGGCCAAATGGGAAACCACAAGTTACGATGCAGCCGGTTTCTACTCGCTGCGTTTGTTCGTTTCCCGGAAGGGAGAATTCATCCGTGTGCCGGAACCGCTTTTCACCATGGTGGAACCGGATACCCGGAAATCGGGTGAAAAGCAGTTCGACTACGTGAGCGGCGCTGCCCGTGCCACCCAGATTGAAATGGAAAAGGCCTGTACAGCGCACCTGAAAGAGATTGGCGCCTACCTGAAACCTGAATTCAAAACAGTTGATTTTGAAGAAGGATTCCCGGTAGAAGCATCGGTTATTATCCCGGTATTCAACCGGGTAAAAACCATTCGTGACGCGGTGGGTTCGGTGCTAAAGCAAAAAACGAACTTCCCGTTCAACCTGATAGTAGTAGACAACTACTCCACCGACGGAACAACGGAGATACTGAAAGAGTTTGCCGGCAGTGACAAACTCATTCACGTTATTCCCGATAAAAAAGGATTGGGAATTGGTGGCTGCTGGAACGTCGGAATTTTCCATCCGCAGTGTGGCCAATTCGCTGTTCAGCTTGACAGCGACGACATGTACAGCGACGAAAACACGCTGCAAACCATCGTCGATAAATTCCACGCCGATAAATGTGCTATGGTGATTGGCTCTTATCAAATGACCAACTTCGATCTGGAGGAAATTCCCCCGGGCATCATCGATCACAAGGAATGGACCGATGACAATGGCCCCAACAACGCCCTTCGCATCAACGGGCTGGGCGCACCGCGCGCTTTCTACACGCCGGTGTTGCGCGGCCTGCGGGTACCGAACTCCAGTTACGGCGAAGACTATGCGCTAGGTATTGCCATTTCGCGCGACTACAAAATTGGCCGCATCCTTACGCCGGTATACCTGTGCCGTCGTTGGGACGACAACTCCGATGCCTCGCTCGACGTAAACAAAATGAACATTCACAACAGTTATAAAGACCGTCTGCGAACGCTGGAACTGAAAGCACGAATCCTCAAAAACCAACGCGAAAAATGA